From a region of the uncultured Propionivibrio sp. genome:
- a CDS encoding Gfo/Idh/MocA family oxidoreductase encodes MNTVRIAVAGAGLIGHRHIEEINRSKTCRLASIVDPSPPARFADIVRGSGVSIHASIAAMLAADRPDGIILATPNQLHADQAMECVRAGIPTLVEKPIAHTLSAGIRLCEAAEAAGVKILVGHHRLHSPILQHATKVIQSGLLGRIVGVMGSAVFYKPDSEGYYDGPNAWRREPGGGPILLNLIHEIGNLRALVGEIVAVQAFSSNATRGFKVEDTVAINLKFENGALGSFLLSDTAGCARSWEQTSQENKDYPTYPDEDCYTVVGAFGSISIPTMRLKYYSRAEDRSWYKPFECGALDVQRKDPLAEQIEHFAAVIRGECEPLVSARDGLQNLRVVDAVLEAAATGSTVSTIA; translated from the coding sequence GTGAACACAGTCAGAATCGCCGTCGCCGGGGCCGGGCTCATTGGCCATCGTCATATCGAGGAAATCAACAGGAGCAAGACCTGTCGGCTGGCGTCGATCGTCGATCCTTCTCCGCCGGCCAGGTTTGCGGACATCGTGCGGGGTTCGGGCGTCAGCATCCATGCGTCGATCGCCGCGATGCTGGCGGCTGACCGGCCCGACGGCATCATCCTGGCGACACCGAACCAGCTCCATGCCGATCAGGCGATGGAATGCGTCAGGGCCGGCATCCCGACGCTGGTGGAAAAACCCATTGCGCATACGCTGTCGGCCGGAATTCGGCTTTGCGAGGCCGCCGAGGCGGCCGGGGTCAAGATCCTGGTGGGCCATCACCGGCTCCACAGCCCGATCCTGCAGCACGCGACCAAGGTCATCCAGTCGGGACTCCTCGGCCGGATTGTCGGTGTCATGGGCAGCGCGGTCTTCTACAAGCCCGACAGCGAGGGCTATTACGACGGTCCCAACGCATGGCGCCGCGAGCCAGGCGGCGGACCGATCCTGCTCAATCTCATTCACGAGATCGGCAATCTGCGCGCACTGGTCGGGGAAATCGTCGCCGTCCAGGCATTCAGCTCGAATGCGACGCGCGGCTTCAAGGTTGAAGATACCGTTGCCATCAATCTGAAATTCGAGAATGGCGCGCTGGGGTCGTTTCTGCTGTCCGATACGGCCGGATGTGCCAGGAGCTGGGAGCAGACCTCGCAGGAAAACAAGGATTATCCGACCTATCCCGACGAAGACTGCTACACGGTCGTCGGCGCCTTCGGTTCCATCTCCATCCCGACGATGCGCCTCAAATACTATTCCAGGGCGGAAGACCGCTCATGGTACAAGCCATTCGAGTGCGGTGCGCTGGACGTTCAGCGCAAGGATCCGCTGGCGGAGCAGATCGAACACTTTGCCGCGGTCATCCGCGGGGAGTGCGAGCCGCTGGTCAGTGCGCGCGACGGCCTGCAGAATCTGCGTGTCGTCGATGCGGTGCTGGAAGCGGCTGCCACGGGAAGTACCGTCAGTACGATTGCGTAA
- a CDS encoding TRAP transporter large permease subunit gives MTIAIFTFSLLGAMALGMPIAFALIACGVALMAHLSMFDTQIIAQNLINGADSFPLMAIPFFMLAGTTMNAGGLSRRIIHVAMTLVGHIRGGLGYVVILASCILASLSGSAAADAAAMSALLFPMMVKSGYNPEKSAGLIASGSIIGPMVPPSPNLILFGVTGGLSITKLFMAAIVPGLMIAIGITIAWWWIARNADFEVPPKASGKEIAKAIREGLWALVMPGILVFGLKFGIFTPTEAGVVCSAYALFVAMFIYKELKWSQLYGVLAQAGQTAAIVMFLVAAALVSAWLIAIAEIPQQVVEILRPFMGSKILLMIAVNILVVIIGTALDMTPTILILTPVLVPVIVAAGIDPIYFGVVFIINNAIGLVTPPVGTTLNVVCGVTRVTMDNVIVGVLPFMVAQLVVMTLLIVFPELVLVPMRMLMG, from the coding sequence ATGACCATAGCCATCTTCACTTTCTCGCTGCTCGGGGCGATGGCCCTCGGGATGCCGATCGCATTCGCCCTGATCGCGTGCGGCGTCGCGCTCATGGCGCACCTGAGCATGTTCGATACCCAGATCATCGCGCAGAACCTGATCAACGGCGCCGACAGCTTTCCGCTGATGGCCATCCCGTTCTTCATGCTCGCCGGAACGACGATGAATGCCGGCGGACTATCGCGGCGAATCATCCACGTGGCGATGACGCTGGTCGGTCACATCCGGGGCGGGCTTGGCTATGTCGTCATCCTGGCGTCGTGCATCCTGGCGTCGCTGTCCGGCTCGGCCGCCGCCGATGCGGCGGCGATGTCCGCGTTGCTGTTTCCGATGATGGTCAAGTCCGGCTACAACCCGGAGAAATCGGCCGGGCTCATCGCGTCCGGCAGCATCATCGGACCGATGGTGCCGCCCTCGCCGAACCTGATCCTGTTCGGGGTCACGGGCGGGCTGTCGATTACCAAGCTGTTCATGGCGGCGATCGTGCCGGGATTGATGATCGCCATCGGAATCACCATCGCCTGGTGGTGGATTGCCCGCAATGCCGATTTCGAGGTGCCGCCGAAAGCCTCGGGCAAGGAAATCGCCAAGGCCATCCGGGAAGGTCTCTGGGCGCTGGTGATGCCGGGCATCCTCGTGTTCGGCCTGAAATTCGGCATCTTCACGCCGACCGAAGCCGGCGTCGTGTGCTCCGCCTATGCGCTGTTCGTGGCCATGTTCATCTACAAGGAATTGAAGTGGTCGCAGCTTTACGGGGTGCTCGCGCAAGCCGGACAGACGGCCGCAATCGTCATGTTCCTGGTCGCCGCCGCGCTGGTCTCGGCGTGGCTGATTGCCATCGCCGAGATTCCGCAGCAGGTCGTCGAAATCCTGCGTCCGTTCATGGGCAGCAAGATCCTGCTGATGATCGCGGTGAACATCCTGGTCGTCATCATCGGCACGGCGCTCGACATGACGCCGACCATCCTGATCCTCACGCCGGTGCTGGTGCCGGTCATCGTTGCCGCCGGCATCGACCCGATCTATTTCGGCGTCGTCTTCATCATCAACAACGCGATCGGTCTTGTGACACCGCCAGTCGGCACGACGCTCAACGTCGTCTGCGGCGTGACCCGGGTCACCATGGACAACGTCATTGTCGGTGTCTTGCCGTTCATGGTCGCGCAACTGGTGGTGATGACGCTGCTGATCGTGTTCCCCGAGCTGGTGCTGGTCCCGATGCGAATGCTGATGGGATGA
- a CDS encoding TRAP transporter substrate-binding protein — protein sequence MRIGNLLGKTAIALCALGLFSTVQAQVNEHTFRISIAGAPGHPSVMGAEKWAELVKQKSGGKMTIKVFPNGLLGGDVQVLSAVQGGTIDFTSMNSGILQSQVKEFAIFDFPFMFENGKEADPILDGAFGKKLADLLPAKNLVNLAYWELGFRNLTNSKRPIAKADDIAGLKIRVIQSPIYIETFNALGANAIPMPITEVYTAMEQKIIDGHENPFSVIETSKFNEVQKFLTVSNHIYNPQSVLASKKKWDALTKDEQDVLMAAMQEATKWQRENARTLADQSLTNLKKSMQVSVLPPEETAKIRAKIKPVIDKFAANVGPELVQQLQSELEKGRKK from the coding sequence ATGAGAATTGGCAATTTGCTTGGCAAGACGGCAATCGCTCTCTGCGCCCTCGGTCTCTTCTCGACCGTGCAGGCACAGGTCAACGAGCACACCTTCAGGATTTCGATTGCCGGCGCGCCGGGCCACCCGTCTGTCATGGGCGCGGAAAAGTGGGCCGAGCTGGTGAAGCAAAAGAGCGGCGGCAAGATGACGATCAAGGTTTTCCCGAACGGCTTGCTCGGCGGCGACGTGCAGGTGCTGTCGGCGGTCCAGGGCGGAACGATCGATTTCACCTCGATGAATTCCGGCATCCTGCAATCGCAGGTGAAGGAATTCGCAATCTTCGACTTCCCGTTCATGTTCGAGAACGGCAAGGAAGCCGATCCGATTCTTGACGGCGCATTCGGCAAGAAACTGGCAGACCTGCTGCCGGCGAAAAATCTGGTTAACCTCGCCTACTGGGAGCTTGGTTTCCGCAACCTGACCAACAGCAAGCGTCCGATCGCCAAGGCCGACGACATCGCGGGACTGAAGATCCGCGTGATCCAGTCGCCGATCTACATCGAAACCTTCAACGCCCTTGGCGCCAACGCGATCCCGATGCCGATCACGGAAGTGTATACCGCCATGGAACAGAAGATCATCGACGGACACGAGAATCCGTTCTCGGTGATCGAAACCAGCAAATTCAACGAAGTGCAGAAATTCCTGACGGTCAGCAACCACATCTACAATCCGCAGTCGGTGCTGGCGAGCAAGAAGAAATGGGACGCCCTGACCAAGGACGAGCAGGACGTCCTGATGGCCGCGATGCAGGAAGCGACCAAGTGGCAGCGCGAAAACGCCCGCACGCTGGCGGACCAGTCGCTGACCAACCTCAAGAAGAGCATGCAGGTCAGCGTGCTGCCGCCGGAAGAAACCGCCAAGATCCGCGCCAAGATCAAGCCGGTCATTGACAAGTTCGCCGCCAACGTCGGGCCGGAACTGGTTCAGCAACTGCAGTCCGAGCTGGAGAAGGGACGAAAGAAGTAG
- a CDS encoding TRAP transporter small permease, translating to MAYLIDLYFRGLKFLVVFFIGSMVVLVLGNVILRYGFNSGITVSEELARWGFVWLTFTGAVIAMREHSHLGMDTVVSRLPVAGKKLCFVLSHLIMIYCVYLFADGSWKQTVINLGVEAPASGLSSGFYYGVGLFFSVPAALILIYDLYLMLTGQLQEHQLIGVKESQEDLEDGKLEELQREMEREKNALAANHDLKRETP from the coding sequence ATGGCATATCTCATCGATTTGTACTTCAGGGGACTGAAGTTTCTGGTCGTGTTTTTCATCGGATCGATGGTCGTTCTGGTGCTTGGCAACGTGATCCTGCGTTACGGGTTCAACTCGGGAATCACCGTGTCGGAAGAACTCGCGCGCTGGGGCTTCGTCTGGCTCACCTTCACCGGGGCGGTCATCGCGATGCGCGAACACTCGCATCTTGGCATGGACACCGTTGTCTCGCGTCTGCCGGTGGCGGGCAAGAAGCTCTGCTTCGTGCTGAGCCATCTCATCATGATTTACTGCGTCTATCTCTTCGCCGATGGCAGCTGGAAACAGACCGTCATCAACCTTGGCGTCGAGGCGCCGGCGTCCGGGCTCTCCTCCGGCTTCTACTACGGCGTCGGCCTGTTCTTCAGCGTACCGGCGGCGCTGATCCTGATCTACGACCTGTACCTGATGCTGACCGGCCAACTGCAGGAACACCAGCTCATCGGTGTCAAGGAATCGCAGGAGGATCTCGAGGACGGCAAGCTGGAAGAGCTGCAACGCGAAATGGAGCGCGAAAAGAACGCGCTCGCCGCCAATCATGACCTGAAGCGGGAGACGCCATGA
- a CDS encoding TIM barrel protein yields the protein MAYQYSLAHLTALGCPPPELAYVAARAGYDFFSPRLIYMGLPGEPNYALADNPEMLRQTKRAMASTGIRVHDIELARIYDDMHPTKYLPAMEVAAELGAKAVLSSVWTTNLDYATEKFAEVCDLAKPFGFTVDLEFVPIAGINNLAGAAKMLRDVNRSNAGLMIDMHHFHRSHDNPEDLDRLPREWFHFAHLCDAQAEIPTDRDEFIRIMRGERLYVGEGGIDIADILRRIPSSIISIELPHLARAQEFGFAEHAFRCLESAKKYVREHLPSSPQSKRHGAA from the coding sequence CCTATGTTGCCGCCCGTGCCGGCTACGACTTCTTCAGTCCCCGCCTCATCTATATGGGATTGCCGGGGGAACCCAATTACGCACTGGCGGATAACCCCGAGATGTTGCGCCAGACGAAGCGTGCGATGGCATCGACCGGCATCAGGGTCCATGACATCGAACTGGCCCGCATCTATGACGACATGCATCCGACGAAGTACCTGCCGGCCATGGAAGTCGCGGCCGAACTTGGTGCCAAGGCGGTGCTGTCGAGCGTGTGGACGACGAATCTCGATTACGCCACGGAGAAATTCGCGGAGGTCTGCGATCTGGCGAAGCCCTTCGGCTTTACGGTTGACCTGGAGTTCGTTCCGATTGCCGGCATCAACAATCTCGCCGGCGCGGCCAAGATGTTGCGCGATGTGAATCGGTCGAATGCGGGATTGATGATCGACATGCACCACTTCCATCGCTCCCATGACAATCCGGAGGATCTCGATCGTTTGCCGCGCGAATGGTTCCACTTCGCCCATCTGTGCGACGCCCAGGCAGAGATTCCCACCGATCGCGACGAATTCATCCGCATCATGCGCGGTGAGCGCCTCTATGTCGGCGAAGGCGGCATCGACATCGCGGATATTCTCAGGCGCATCCCGTCATCGATCATTTCGATCGAATTGCCGCATCTTGCCCGCGCCCAGGAATTCGGCTTTGCCGAACATGCGTTCCGCTGTCTCGAATCGGCGAAGAAATACGTCAGGGAGCATCTTCCCTCGTCGCCGCAATCCAAGCGTCATGGCGCCGCCTGA
- a CDS encoding shikimate dehydrogenase, whose amino-acid sequence MLSGKTTLIAHIGFPTHAFKAPLIYNPWFDKHGIDAMVVPMGVEAKDYPASLASIFRMSNVHGALITMPHKVSTVGLVDEISTTARIAGACNAILKRPDGTLLGDMFDGAGFVRGIQRNGFRCEGAKVLLVGAGGVGSAIAASLAAAGIRAISVYKTRSDAAVNLAARLREHYPQIDTQVVFSTDVAGYDLIVNGSPLGMKDDDPLPFDLSNLSPATFVGEVVMKKEITPLLEIARAKGCRYVLGTEMLFEMIPAYLEFFGFGTATPDELKSVARISY is encoded by the coding sequence ATGCTGAGCGGAAAAACCACCCTGATCGCCCACATCGGTTTCCCGACCCATGCGTTCAAGGCACCGTTGATCTACAACCCGTGGTTCGACAAACACGGCATTGATGCCATGGTCGTACCGATGGGCGTCGAGGCGAAAGACTATCCGGCGTCGTTGGCATCGATCTTCAGGATGAGCAACGTGCATGGCGCCTTGATCACCATGCCGCACAAGGTGAGCACGGTCGGCCTGGTCGATGAAATCTCGACAACGGCCAGGATCGCCGGCGCTTGCAACGCCATTCTCAAACGTCCCGACGGGACCCTGCTCGGCGACATGTTCGACGGTGCCGGGTTCGTCCGCGGCATCCAGCGCAACGGCTTCCGGTGCGAAGGCGCGAAGGTGTTGCTGGTCGGGGCCGGCGGCGTCGGCTCGGCCATCGCCGCGTCGCTGGCTGCCGCGGGTATTCGCGCGATCTCGGTGTACAAGACCCGTAGCGATGCCGCCGTCAATCTGGCAGCCCGTTTGCGGGAACACTATCCGCAGATCGATACGCAGGTCGTGTTCAGCACCGACGTTGCCGGCTACGACCTCATCGTCAACGGGTCGCCGCTTGGCATGAAGGACGATGACCCGCTGCCCTTCGACCTGAGCAATCTCTCGCCGGCGACCTTTGTCGGCGAGGTGGTCATGAAGAAGGAGATCACGCCACTGCTGGAAATCGCCCGCGCCAAGGGCTGTCGCTACGTGCTCGGGACCGAGATGCTGTTCGAGATGATTCCTGCCTATCTCGAATTCTTCGGCTTTGGCACGGCAACGCCCGACGAACTGAAGTCGGTGGCGCGCATTTCGTATTGA